A region from the Methanomassiliicoccales archaeon genome encodes:
- the argF gene encoding ornithine carbamoyltransferase has translation MKRDMISMLDVQDDILDILEVAEDMKKRRYEEMAPLKGQTLAMIFEKSSTRTRVSFEVGMIELGGFAVTLNTKDLQMGRGETVADTARVLSRYVDGIMYRAFEHSMVLELAKYATVPVINGLDNFEHPCQIMADLLTVKERFGRLKGIKMAYVGDGNNVCNSLMLGCAMVGMDLACGCPKGYEPDAGVTEKAKEIAKANGCSLKITESAKEAAKGADVVYTDVWVSMGQEEQSRMREQIFKPYQVNADLMSVADPKAIVMHCLPAHRGMEITDEVIDSERSVVLDQAENRLHAQKAIMVALMG, from the coding sequence ATGAAGCGAGATATGATTTCGATGCTGGACGTCCAGGATGATATCCTGGACATACTGGAGGTGGCTGAGGACATGAAGAAGCGGAGGTACGAGGAGATGGCCCCATTGAAAGGTCAGACATTGGCCATGATCTTTGAGAAGTCCTCCACCCGCACCCGGGTATCATTCGAAGTGGGAATGATCGAGCTGGGTGGTTTCGCCGTCACTTTGAACACCAAGGACCTGCAGATGGGTCGCGGGGAGACGGTGGCTGACACCGCCCGCGTGCTCTCCCGCTACGTCGACGGTATCATGTATCGCGCTTTCGAGCACAGCATGGTCTTGGAACTGGCCAAGTACGCCACGGTGCCAGTGATCAACGGCCTGGACAATTTCGAGCATCCCTGTCAGATCATGGCCGACCTCCTGACCGTCAAGGAACGCTTCGGTCGTCTGAAGGGGATCAAGATGGCCTATGTCGGCGATGGCAACAATGTCTGCAACTCCCTGATGTTAGGCTGTGCCATGGTGGGCATGGACCTGGCATGCGGCTGTCCCAAGGGATACGAACCGGATGCAGGTGTCACCGAGAAGGCCAAGGAGATCGCCAAGGCGAACGGGTGCAGCCTGAAGATCACGGAATCAGCAAAAGAGGCCGCTAAGGGCGCCGATGTGGTATATACCGACGTCTGGGTCTCAATGGGGCAGGAGGAGCAATCGCGCATGCGCGAACAGATCTTCAAACCCTATCAGGTCAACGCCGACCTGATGTCCGTGGCCGATCCGAAGGCCATCGTCATGCACTGTCTGCCGGCCCACCGGGGCATGGAAATAACCGACGAGGTCATCGACAGCGAGCGCAGTGTCGTGCTGGACCAAGCTGAGAATCGGTTGCACGCACAGAAGGCCATCATGGTCGCTTTGATGGGTTGA